CGGGGTCAGCCGGTAGCCGCGCTGCCGCAGGTCGCTCTTCCAGTCGGTGGGGGTTTCGGTGTTCGCCACGGTAGGTCCCTGCCCGGTTCGAGGTGATGGGACAAGTGTAGGGACCGACCGCGGGTCGGTCCCTACGTCGTGCGGCCCTGCGGCCCGGCCGGACGGACCCGGCGGGCGGTCAGCGGAAGAACGCGATGCCGTCGTCCGGCAGGTCGTTGATGTCCTGGATCAGCTTCGCCGGGCTGAGCACCTTCTTGAGCTGCGCGGACATGTACGGCCGGAGCGGAACCTCGGGGCGGCCTTCTCGCCGACCCAGAGGAGCTCCTCCTTGACCATGCCGAAGAGGCGCTTGCCGCCGGAGTAGGCCGGCGCGCCCTCGATCCGGGCGACCGCGTCGGTGGCGAGGTCGATCTGCGGCTTGCCGTCGTGCAGCTTGCCGTACCAGATCTCGACCGTGCCGTCGTCGCGGACGGACGAGACCTCGATCTCGCGCTCGCCCGAGGTGCCCTGCGCATTGGTGGTGATCCGCCAGAAGGCGTGCTCGTTCTCCAGCGGACGGACCTTCTCGCCCTGCTCGTCCAGCACCCAGGTGCGGGAGCGGAACTCGAGGAACGGGCGGCCGTCGTGCCGGAAGACGACTTCCTGGCCGAAGTTGCACTTCTCGGTGCCCGGGAAGTCGTAGACGCCGGCGCCCTCCCACGTGCCGAGGAGGAAGGCCAGCGGGACGACGTCACGGTGGAGGTCGGAGGGGATCTCGATCATTTTCCTGCTGCTGTCGTCGGGGTCTGCTCACCCCAACGTTACGGCAGTTCCGGCCGCCTCAGCGCAGTTCGGGCCGCGTCAGCGCTGGCCCTGGTAGAGCTTCATCACCGAGAAGATGGCGAACCAGGTGATCAGGACGGCCATCAGCGCGAGCAGGGCGTCGAAGAAGATTTCCAGACCGGACACGAGGCGCTCCATTGCGGGCGGGCGGGCAGATGATGAACGACGCCCGAGTCTATCGGCCGCCCCCCGCCGGGTCTCGGTGAGCCCCGCCACGCCGTCGCTACGCTGTCGCCATGTCGAAGAAGCTGGTCATCAAGGTCACGGCCGGGGCGGACGCGCCGGAGCGCTGCTCGCAGGCCTTCACGGTGGCGGCGGTCGCGGTCGCCAGTGGTGTCGAGGTGTCGCTCTGGCTGACCGGGGAGTCGTCCTGGTTCGCGCTGCCGGGGCGGGCGGCCGAGTTCGAGCTGCCGCACGCCGCCCCGCTGCCCGACCTGCTGGAGTCGGTCCTGGCGGCCGGCACGGTGACCCTGTGCACCCAGTGCGCGGCGCGCCGGGGCATCGAGGAGAAGGACACCGTCGAGGGCGTCCGGATCGCGGGCGCCCAGGTCTTCCTGAGCGAGATCATGGCGGACGGGGCGCAGGCCCTCGTCTACTGACGGGTCCGCTATCCGCGGGGCTCGTGGTCGGGGTGGTCCCGGTCGTGGCCGGGGCGGTTCCAGCCGGGGTCGTCCCAGCGCGGGTCGTTCCACCAGTCGTCGTCCGGGTCCCGCTTGTTGGCGAAGACGGCCGCGAGCGGGGGGATGACCATGGCCAGGACGCACATTCCGATCGCCGCCGGGACGGACCAGAAGCGCACCACTCCCCACGCCAGGACGAACAGCCCGAGACAGACGCCCATCATGACGAAGTAGCGGACGTGCCGCTGGTGTGCCTGCACGTCTCCAGGGTATGGCCGAGGCCCCCTGCACGGCAGGGGGCCTCGGCACCGGTCCTCGGAGGTCAGACCGCGATCGCGACCTCGGTGAACTCGCCCTGGGCGGCGACGACCTGGCGGTCGACGGTCGCCCCCGGCACCAGTGCACGCAGCGTCCACTTGCCCGGACGGGCGAAGAAGCGGAACTGCCCGGTGGCCGAGGTGGGCACCTCGGCGGTGAACTCGCCGCCCTCGTCGAGCAGTCGGACGTAGCCGTTGACCGGCTCGCCGTCTCGGGTCACCGAACCCTGGATGATCGTCTCACTCGCCACGTCTACTCCTGCCAGGTCCGGGCCGCCGGCCTTCGCACCGCACATGTCTTGTGTTCCCTTCCTACGGTTCGAGCCGGGGGCTCAGTTGGAGCCGAGCTCGATCGGCACGCCGACGAGGCTGCCGTACTCGGTCCAGGAGCCGTCGTAGTTCTTCACGTTCGGCTGGTCGAGCAGCTCGTGCAGGACGAACCAGGTGAGCGCGGAGCGCTCGCCGATCCGGCAGTAGGCGATGGTGTCCTTGGCCAGGTCCACGCCCTCCTCCTGGTAGAGCGCGCGGAGCTCGTCGTCGCTCTTGAAGGTGCCGTCGTCGTTGGCGTTCTTGGCCCACGGGATGTTCTTCGCGGACGGGACGTGGCCCGGGCGCTGCGACTGCTCCTGCGGGAGGTGCGCCGGGGCGAGCAGCTTGCCGGAGAACTCGTCGGGCGAGCGCACGTCGACCAGGTTGAGGTTGCCGATCGCGTCGATCACGTCGTCGCGGAAGGCGCGGATCGAGCTGTCGACGGCCTGGGCCGTGTAGGCGGTGGCGGCGCGCTCGGGCACCTCGACGACCAGCTCGCGGGAGTCCAGCTCCCACTTCTTGCGGCCGCCGTCCAGCAGCCGGACGTCGCCGTGGCCGTACAGCTTGAAGTACCAGTAGGCGTACGAGGCGAACCAGTTGTTGTTGCCGCCGTAGAGCACCACGGTCTGGTCGTTGGCGATGCCCTTGGCGCTGAGCAGCGCCTCGAAGCCGGCCTGGTCGATGAAGTCGCGGCGCACCGGGTCCTGGAGGTCCTTCTTCCAGTCGATGCGGACGGCGTTGCGGATGTGGTTCTTCTCGTAGGCGGAGGTGTCCTCGTCGACCTCGACGATGACGACCTTCGGGTCGTCCAGGCGGGCCTGGACCCAGTCGGCGTCGACCAGGACGTCGCTGCGGCTCATGGTGATGTCTCCATCCGGGGGCGGTTTGCGGAAGGCTGCTGGGGGTCGCTCGCGGGCCCGGTTCCGAATAGGCGTCCACGATTCGGACACCACAGGTCATGGGCCTGTCGTGCGGTTCGAGTCAGGGGGGCCGGAGGCCGTCGGCCCGCGGAACGGGCCCTCGCGGCGGCCGGCCTGCGCGGTGGGCGGGCCTGACGGGCTGGTCAGAGCTGCCCGGTCAGCGCATTCGACACAGGCAGGTGGACACGCGGCACAGGTCTACCGCCCGCCGCTTCGTGAGATCCGCCTGTCGCTTCATGACGACGATGCTAGGGACACCGCACGCCTGCTGTCATCAGTGTGTCAAATAATGAGACCGAACGGCCCGAATACTGAGATTTGCCGATTTACCGCCGCCCCGGCCAGCACGAATGCCGCTCCGGCGCGGTCGCGGGACGGCGGGGGACGGCGGTGCGGGGACCGATGCTGGACAGCCCGTCTCGCACTTCGGGACGGCTGCGGGGGTGGGCCGGGGTGGGCGGGACGGCGGGAACGCGGCCCGGTCAGCCGATCAGGCGGACGTTCTCGCCCCGGAAGGTGAGCTGGAGGCCGTCCGGCTGCGGCACGGCGCCGGCGAGGTTCAGCCCCGCGGGCAGCTCGGTGAGGGTGAAGCTGCGGGCGCCCAGCTTCCCGGCCAGGGCGCCGTTCAGCACCGAGGCCATCCCGGTCAGCTTGAAGCCGTCCGCGGTGATGGTGTTGCCCGAGCTGTGCACGTCGCCCTGGCCTATCGAGACGCCCATCAGCGAGGCCTTGATCCTGCCGGGCCCGGCGTACGAGAGCTCCAGGCGGTCCGCGCCCGGCACCCCGGACTGCGGCGCCGCCAGCCGGGCCGCGTCGGCGTAGCTGATCAGCCCGGTGCCGCTGCCGTGCCGGACGGTGGCGCTGCGGTAGCCGTCGCCCACCGCCACGCCCGACAGCTGCGCGCTGAAGGAGCGCAGGGCGACCTGCTCGCTGCCGTTGCCGACCGTCATGCCCTCGCCGGAGAGCCGGACGTCGTCGAACTCCCTGGCGAGGGCCTGGGTGAGGAAGGGGAAGCCGTCGATGTGCACGGTCGGCCGCTCGGCCATCCGGCCGCTGCCGGCCAGCTTGTCGGCGGCCTCGTCCTCGGCGACGCCCGCGGCCACCCGGTCCGCCCCGACGAGCAGGCCGGCCAGGGCCGCCAGGCCGATGGTCGCCTTCAGCCAGCCGCGCATCTTCTCTCCCCGATGATCGCTCCGAGTCGTCGTGCCGTTCGGAGTGCTACGACGATCGGCCGACCCCTGTGGTTCCTGGGCGCCGGGCCCGCTCAGCCGCCGGCGAAGGGCGGCAGCACCTCCACGGTGCCGCCCTCGGTCAGCGGCACCTCCGCCCGGTCGCGGGCGCCGACCTGCTCGCCGTCGACCAGGAAGGAGCAGTGTCCGAGCACCTGGAGCAGCCGCGGCCGGTCGGCGTGCCGGTCGTGCACCGCGGCCAGCGCCTCGGCGAGCGTGGCGGCCTCGTACGGCTCCTCGGCGGTGCCCGCCTCGGCCTTGGCGGCGGCCCAGAAGCGGATCGTGCCGGTCACCCGAGCGGCGGTCGGGGTCACTCCCCGGGGTGAAGCAGCGGCGGTGGTGCCCATGGCAAGCCCTCCTCGTCGTCCCTCGCCCGGTGCAGCGGCCCGGCTCCGTCCGCCGGCCCGCCCACGCCAAAGGTGTACACGTACGGTGCGGCCGGTGCTGCACCCATGATGGACCGGGCGCCCACCGGGACGTCAACGCCGCAGCCCGGACCGGAGGACCGCGGCCCTCCGGATCGGCCGGGGGCGCACACGGCGTGATCCAGCACTCGCCGCGCGCCCCTCCCGGAGCGGGGTGTGGTCGGCTATTCTCGAGGCGTAAGGGATCCGGGCAGAGTCGCCCCCGGGTCCTTTTGTGCTTTCAGGACGCCAGTACGGACGTTCTTGCGAACGGCGCCCCACCCGCGCCGGAGGCGGGAACACCCCGGGGACAGCGGCACAACGGAGTGCCCGCGGCCCGACGGGGCGTCAGGACCGGCGCCGGGCCACGCCCGGCGCGGGAGCAGACCGGAAGGTTCGCGGATGGGCAGGGCAGGAACGGTACGCCAGGGGTTGCGGGACTCCTGCCGTGCGCCCCGCTGTGCCGTGCGCACCGGCGAATCCACCGGAGCTCCCACCGGACGCCCTACGAGCGCCTCCTCCACCTTCAACGCCTCCGCGCCCGCCGGCCCCCGCCGCAGGCGCGGTGCGACCGCGACGACCCGGAAAGGGGACTACCGGGTATGAGTTCTCTCCTCCTGTTGACCAACGCTCTGCAACCGTCCGCCGAGGTACTGCCCGCGCTCGGCCTGCTCCTGCACAACGTCCGGGTCGCCCCGGCCGAGGGTTCGGCCCTGGTCGACACCCCCAGCGCCGACGTGATCCTGGTCGACGGACGGCGCGACCTGCCGCAGATCCGCAGCCTCTGCCAGCTGCTGCGGTCGACCGGCATCGGCTGCCCGCTGGTGCTGATCGTCACCGAGGGCGGCCTGGCCGCGGTGACGGCCGAGTGGGGCATCGACGACGTCCTGCTCGACACCGCCGGCCCGGCCGAGGTCGAGGCCCGGATCCGGCTCGCCATGGGCCGCCTGCAGGTCACCGCCGACGACTCCCCGATGGAGATCCGCAACGGCGACCTGTCGGTGGACGAGGCCACCTACTCCGCCAAGCTCAAGGGCCGGGTGCTGGACCTCACCTTCAAGGAGTTCGAGCTGCTCAAGTACCTCGCGCAGCACCCCGGCCGGGTCTTCACCCGGGCGCAGCTGCTGCAGGAGGTCTGGGGCTACGACTACTTCGGCGGCACCCGCACGGTCGACGTCCACGTCCGCCGGCTGCGGGCCAAGCTCGGCGTCGAGCACGAGCAGCTGATCGGCACCGTGCGCAACGTCGGCTACCGGTTCGTCGTCCCGGAGAAGCCGGACAAGGGCGAGCGGCCCGGCACCGAGCAGCGCGCCGCAGCCGTCCAGGAGGTCTGAGCCCGGGCGGCGGCCGGCCAGGTCCGGCCGCCGCCCGCGCGCGATCCGCCCGGCTTGTCCGGGAAGAGGCGATAACACCCGCCCGCGGCCGGCAGGTAACTCTCCGGTACGTGAGACTCCTCCTACCGTCCACCTGCCACCCGCGTAGACTCCCTCCGTGGCCAAGGTGACGCGCGACGATGTAGCCCGACTGGCTGGGACCTCGACCGCGGTCGTCAGCTACGTGATCAACAACGGACCCCGCCCGGTCGCCCCGGCGACCCGCGAGAAGGTCCTCGCGGCGATCGAGCAGCTCGGCTACCGGCCGAACAGCGTCGCCCAGGCGATGGCCTCGCGCCGCACCAACCTGATCGGGATGGTCGTTCCCGACGCCCGGCAGCCCTTCTTCGCGGAGATGGCGCACGCGGTGGAACGCGCCGCCTCCGAGCGCGGCAAGCTCGTCCTGATCGGCAACTCCGACTACGTGGACGACCGCGAGGTGCACTACGTGCGGGCCTTCCTCGGCATGCGGGTGGCCGGCCTGATCCTGGTCAGCCAGGGCCCCTCGCAGCGGGCCGCCGAGGAGTTCGCCGCGATGGAGGGCGCCAAGGTCGTCCTGCTGCACCGCCGGCCCGAGGCGATCGACGACGTCGCCGTCGTCACCGACGACGTCGGCGGCTCCGAGCTCGCCGTCCGCCACCTGCTGGAGGTGCACGGCCACCCGTACGTGGTCTGCTTCGGCGGCCCGGTGGAGTCCCCCGCGCCCGGCGACCCGGTCATCGACCACGTCGAGGGCTGGCAGCGCGCCATGGCCGCGCACGGCCTGCCGGCCGAGCCGCACCTGGTCGACGCACCGTTCCACCGGTACGGCGCCTACGAGGTGGCGGTCGAGCTGCTGCGCTCCCCGAACCGCCCGCCGGCCATCTTCTGCTCCACCGACGACCAGGCGATCGGCGTGCTGCGGGCCGCCCGCGAGGTGGGCCTGCGGGTGCCGGAGGATCTCGCCGTGGCCGGGTTCGACGACGTGCCCGAGGCGGCCCTCGCCGACCCGCCGCTCACCACCGTCGCCTCCGACCGGGACGCGATGGCCCGCGCCGCCGTGGACCTGGTGCTGGACGACTCGCTGATGGTGCCCGGTTCGGACACCGAGCGGGTCCGCAAATTCGAATCGCGCCTGGTCGTCCGGCGTTCCTGCGGCTGCACCGGCCAGGAGCCCGCGCCGGTGGCCTGACCAGGCTTTATGAGAACCTGACGGGCTTCTCGGAGCGTTCTGAGCGCGTTCTCATCAAACGTTCATCCGGCGGGCGGAGCGTGGTCGTCATGAGCGACCCGTACCGCAGCAGCGAGGACCCGTACCGCACCGCCGACGGCCACCTGGTGTGGCCCGCCGAGCACCCGGCCCGGCCGGCCCACGAGCCGACCGCGCACCCGGCCGCCGGCACCGGACCGACCGGCCACGCCGCGGACGGCGGGCAGCTCCCGCCGCCGTACTCCGCCGCCTCGGCGGAGCCCCCCGAGCCGCCCGTCCCGCCCGAGGGCACGGCCGGCACGGCCGGCTCCGGCGGGCACGCCCGGCGGAGCTTCCTGCGCAGCCGGCTCGCCCTGGCCGCGGCCGTCGCCGCCGCGGCCGCGGTGCTCGGCGGAGTGGCCGGCGGCGTGGTCACCAGGGCCGGGGACGGCACGTCGGTCGCAGCGAGCACCCTGGTCAGCCCGGTCGCCGCCAAGTCCGACGGCACCGCCGACGTCACCGCCATCGCCGGCGCGGTCTCCCCCAGCGTCGTCCAGATCACCGTGCAGGACGGCAGCGGCACCGCCACCGGCACCGGCGTCGTGCTCACCGCCAAGGGCCAGATCCTCACCAACTACCACGTGATAGCGGGCGCGGTGGACGGGGGGCGGATGACCGTCACCTTCCACGACGGCAGCACCGCCGAGGCCACCGTCACCGGCACCGACAAGTCCCTGGACGTCGCCGTGATCACCGCCATCGGCGTCAGCGGGCTCACCCCCGCCGTGCTCGGCGACTCCTCCGGCGTGCGGATCGGCGACCCGGTCGTCGCCATCGGCAACCCCGAGGGCCTCACCGGCACCGTCACCTCCGGCATCATCAGCGCCGAGAACCGCGAGGTCACCGTCCAGCTCGACGAGG
This genomic window from Streptomyces sp. TLI_235 contains:
- a CDS encoding molybdopterin converting factor small subunit, coding for MGTTAAASPRGVTPTAARVTGTIRFWAAAKAEAGTAEEPYEAATLAEALAAVHDRHADRPRLLQVLGHCSFLVDGEQVGARDRAEVPLTEGGTVEVLPPFAGG
- a CDS encoding DNA-binding response OmpR family regulator, which encodes MSSLLLLTNALQPSAEVLPALGLLLHNVRVAPAEGSALVDTPSADVILVDGRRDLPQIRSLCQLLRSTGIGCPLVLIVTEGGLAAVTAEWGIDDVLLDTAGPAEVEARIRLAMGRLQVTADDSPMEIRNGDLSVDEATYSAKLKGRVLDLTFKEFELLKYLAQHPGRVFTRAQLLQEVWGYDYFGGTRTVDVHVRRLRAKLGVEHEQLIGTVRNVGYRFVVPEKPDKGERPGTEQRAAAVQEV
- a CDS encoding putative serine protease PepD; protein product: MSDPYRSSEDPYRTADGHLVWPAEHPARPAHEPTAHPAAGTGPTGHAADGGQLPPPYSAASAEPPEPPVPPEGTAGTAGSGGHARRSFLRSRLALAAAVAAAAAVLGGVAGGVVTRAGDGTSVAASTLVSPVAAKSDGTADVTAIAGAVSPSVVQITVQDGSGTATGTGVVLTAKGQILTNYHVIAGAVDGGRMTVTFHDGSTAEATVTGTDKSLDVAVITAIGVSGLTPAVLGDSSGVRIGDPVVAIGNPEGLTGTVTSGIISAENREVTVQLDEGTTRGNGGFGFPQLPGLQGGTGSNGSGSSGSSGGSATYKALQTDAALNPGNSGGPLINANGQVIGINSAMYSASGSNSTADSSNAGSVGLGFAIPIDTVKQVLSAMQSGQNL
- a CDS encoding putative peroxiredoxin, giving the protein MSKKLVIKVTAGADAPERCSQAFTVAAVAVASGVEVSLWLTGESSWFALPGRAAEFELPHAAPLPDLLESVLAAGTVTLCTQCAARRGIEEKDTVEGVRIAGAQVFLSEIMADGAQALVY
- a CDS encoding thiosulfate sulfurtransferase; its protein translation is MSRSDVLVDADWVQARLDDPKVVIVEVDEDTSAYEKNHIRNAVRIDWKKDLQDPVRRDFIDQAGFEALLSAKGIANDQTVVLYGGNNNWFASYAYWYFKLYGHGDVRLLDGGRKKWELDSRELVVEVPERAATAYTAQAVDSSIRAFRDDVIDAIGNLNLVDVRSPDEFSGKLLAPAHLPQEQSQRPGHVPSAKNIPWAKNANDDGTFKSDDELRALYQEEGVDLAKDTIAYCRIGERSALTWFVLHELLDQPNVKNYDGSWTEYGSLVGVPIELGSN
- a CDS encoding LacI family transcriptional regulator, with product MAKVTRDDVARLAGTSTAVVSYVINNGPRPVAPATREKVLAAIEQLGYRPNSVAQAMASRRTNLIGMVVPDARQPFFAEMAHAVERAASERGKLVLIGNSDYVDDREVHYVRAFLGMRVAGLILVSQGPSQRAAEEFAAMEGAKVVLLHRRPEAIDDVAVVTDDVGGSELAVRHLLEVHGHPYVVCFGGPVESPAPGDPVIDHVEGWQRAMAAHGLPAEPHLVDAPFHRYGAYEVAVELLRSPNRPPAIFCSTDDQAIGVLRAAREVGLRVPEDLAVAGFDDVPEAALADPPLTTVASDRDAMARAAVDLVLDDSLMVPGSDTERVRKFESRLVVRRSCGCTGQEPAPVA